Proteins encoded together in one Papaver somniferum cultivar HN1 unplaced genomic scaffold, ASM357369v1 unplaced-scaffold_21, whole genome shotgun sequence window:
- the LOC113339329 gene encoding uncharacterized protein LOC113339329: protein MVKLATARECRLYGSGLTRNRFEYINAGLYVFATLILLCGFVAQLSSVIAKSGLVVLLIGLVLILVVNIHDLFAHMAGIDYRLQYLGFDTQLALVEFAVPIVQALGSLVFFLGVLFFFIEEEKRHSYSRFEKHALSLLIAGPVLWVVGSIHNSCQIYERSDGHVQIMQASVYVPFLMGSLLLVVGAILNKHSIDGVGSVHSGLSYLRESWIWLGIFGSLFLFVGGLTNVAKVFKMQQMEGVRLEKLRGGAQERLNRDREGQVPLILEDQRRRKIQTEEATQPPVVQTSYKDALVSRSEV, encoded by the exons GGAATAGATTTGAATACATAAATGCTGGTTTATATGTATTTGCAACATTGATATTACTATGTGGATTTGTTGCTCAGTTATCATCAGTTATAGCTAAATCTGGATTAGTGGTTTTACTTATTGGTTTGGTGTTGATACTGGTGGTGAATATACATGATTTGTTTGCACATATGGCTGGGATTGATTATAGATTACAGTATTTAGGGTTTGATACACAACTTGCTCTTGTGGAATTTGCTGTTCCTATTGTCCAGGCTTTGggttctttggttttcttcttgggtgttcttttcttcttcattgag GAAGAAAAGAGGCATAGTTATTCGAGATTCGAAAAGCATGCCTTGAGCTTGCTTATTGCCGGTCCGGTTTTATGGGTGGTTGGTTCAATTCATAATTCATGCCAAATTTATGAGAGATCAGATGGTCATGTTCAAATTATGCAAGCGAGTGTATATGTCCCATTCTTAATGGGTAGCTTGTTGCTCGTGGTGGGCGCAATTCTCAACAAGCATAGCATCGATGGGGTTGGTTCAGTTCACTCCGGCTTGAGTTACCTA CGAGAGAGTTGGATTTGGTTGGGAATATTCGGTAGTCTATTTTTGTTCGTTGGAGGATTAACAAATGTAGCCAAAGTGTTCAAGATGCAACAAATGGAAGGAGTCAGGCTAGAAAAGCTGCGTGGCGGGGCTCAAGAGAGACTCAACAGGGATAGGGAAGGTCAGGTTCCTCTTATACTAGAAGACCAAAGGAGAAGAAAGATACAGACCGAAGAAGCGACGCAGCCACCGGTAGTCCAGACTTCGTACAAGGATGCTCTCGTCAGTCGCTCTGAAGTATAA